A genome region from Bacteroidota bacterium includes the following:
- a CDS encoding PorV/PorQ family protein, producing MTNDNWKSVTSSNTFRSARVLLTLVICHLSFVISTRAQTVANYSGEFLQLGVGARSLALGGAGAAISEDATAGYWNAAGLGALTFPMVTAMHESRFDGTVQYNYGALAVPLDARTTAGLSILHIGISGILDTRNALVDANLNGQLDPTEYLDYNKVSQFSNYDWVALLSFARAVDPTLSWGVNAKIVYRRLDPQTTASGLGFDLAARYKPWDALTLGAVAQDITTTLLSYSTGRKELVSPTLKLGAAYTWQITADGAHRLMPTLDADLRFESRGSIAQVHAGPISADLHEGLEYQFKNLFALRGGYNDMNMWSVGAGISFSKLHIDYAYLGFNGQDQLGATHRVSLSFLLDQPKWKRKGE from the coding sequence ATGACAAATGACAATTGGAAGTCGGTCACATCGTCGAACACGTTCCGTAGCGCCAGAGTGCTGCTGACGCTTGTCATTTGTCATTTGTCATTCGTCATTAGCACCCGCGCCCAGACCGTCGCCAACTACTCCGGCGAGTTCCTCCAGCTTGGCGTCGGAGCCCGATCGCTTGCGCTCGGCGGTGCTGGTGCCGCCATTAGCGAGGACGCCACGGCCGGATACTGGAACGCCGCCGGACTCGGCGCGCTGACCTTCCCCATGGTCACTGCCATGCATGAGTCCCGCTTCGATGGCACCGTGCAGTACAACTATGGCGCGCTCGCCGTACCGCTCGATGCCCGGACAACCGCGGGCCTCTCAATCCTTCACATCGGCATTAGCGGCATCCTCGATACCCGCAATGCCCTGGTCGATGCCAACCTGAACGGTCAGCTCGATCCCACCGAGTACCTTGATTACAACAAGGTCTCGCAATTCAGCAACTACGACTGGGTCGCGTTGCTCTCTTTTGCTCGGGCCGTCGATCCCACGCTGTCGTGGGGCGTCAACGCCAAGATCGTCTACCGCCGACTCGATCCGCAGACCACCGCATCGGGCCTCGGTTTCGATCTCGCGGCCCGATACAAGCCGTGGGACGCTCTCACGCTCGGGGCCGTCGCGCAGGACATCACGACCACCCTGCTTTCCTACTCGACGGGCCGCAAAGAACTCGTCTCGCCGACCCTCAAACTTGGCGCGGCGTATACCTGGCAAATCACTGCCGATGGCGCGCACCGCCTGATGCCCACACTCGATGCCGACTTGCGATTCGAGTCGCGTGGCTCCATCGCGCAGGTCCATGCCGGACCGATTTCCGCCGATCTCCATGAAGGCCTCGAGTACCAGTTCAAAAATCTTTTTGCACTGCGCGGCGGATACAATGACATGAACATGTGGAGCGTCGGCGCCGGCATCAGTTTTTCAAAGCTCCACATCGACTACGCCTATCTCGGATTCAACGGCCAGGACCAACTCGGCGCCACCCACCGTGTCAGCCTCTCCTTCCTCCTCGATCAACCCAAGTGGAAGCGTAAAGGGGAGTAG
- the polA gene encoding DNA polymerase I produces the protein MKLPNHTTDGRPLVVLFDAMALAYRAYFAFITRPLTNARGENTSAVYGFMTALFQFLDHHAPAYAAVCFDTPHPTFRHKRFEAYKATRQAMPDDLPPQLEKIKEIIRAFRIPMIEVPGFEADDIIGTLARMAEQAGMESLLVTPDKDFCQLVGDHVKILRPSRDGGAMEIYDTEMVRQKYGLEPKQIIDYLALVGDASDNIPGVRGIGEKTAAPLLQKFGSLANLYEHIAEVDKKGIKDKLTNERDNAFLSYELATIDTSVTLPLTLEGIRYGVLPDFDALDLLVHDLGFKSLANRLHQLKEDLLKSESSQTLEMALAPEDTTKERTEEEQLEAFDFAVGPSTEEQDIHSWPHAYVMIRTIEGVHELAKLLAEQHEFCVDLESTGQDANTAEIIGISFAVKPGEAFYIPIHLPDIGSDIDATSLFEHTPPSSAENALTMGLPLADVLNVLRPVLENEHIGKVGQNIKYDALLLRHNGVHMRPLTFDTMIAAYLYRFDGSHSMDALSIEHLKYRPVPLADVVGQLKDGTARRSMAIAPTVKLAKYGAEDADVTLRLRHVLAPKLEEVNVAKLCKDVEFPLVEVLTQMEYHGVKIDSELLGLASKEMEREAENLCRQIYEYAGGPFNIDSPKQLQEILFTKLGLQSGRKTKTGLSTAANVLEDLRHEHPIAECLLSYRQYQKLRGTYVDALPRMVNPKTGMVHTSYNQAVVATGRISSTDPNLQNIPIKTEMGRDIRKAFVSRFKHGQILSADYSQIELRIMAHVTRDAGLIEAFSQGQDIHTRTAAGIFGVPLEEVTREMRGKAKGVNYGIMYGIGAFGLARNVRITQKEASEIIQKYFAAFPLIRKYMDDTIKFARTNGYVETLLGRRRYMRNISAANQAVRSADERAAINAPIQGTAADMMKLAMIDIHREMARRNMRSIMIMQVHDELVFDVVPEEADEMMPLVKGLMSNAMPMVVPIDVEAGIGPTWFEAH, from the coding sequence ATGAAGCTACCCAACCACACCACTGATGGCCGTCCGCTCGTCGTATTATTCGATGCGATGGCGCTTGCCTATCGGGCGTATTTTGCGTTTATCACGCGGCCGCTGACGAATGCGCGAGGCGAGAACACGAGTGCGGTCTATGGCTTCATGACGGCGTTGTTCCAATTTCTCGATCATCATGCGCCGGCTTATGCTGCGGTTTGCTTCGATACGCCACATCCTACGTTTCGGCACAAGCGGTTCGAGGCTTACAAGGCAACACGGCAGGCGATGCCTGACGATCTTCCTCCGCAGTTGGAGAAGATCAAAGAGATCATCCGCGCCTTCCGGATCCCGATGATTGAAGTGCCGGGCTTCGAGGCGGATGACATCATCGGCACGCTGGCCCGCATGGCGGAGCAAGCGGGAATGGAATCGTTGCTCGTCACGCCGGATAAAGATTTCTGCCAGTTGGTTGGGGATCACGTCAAGATTCTGCGTCCATCTCGTGATGGTGGCGCAATGGAAATTTACGATACCGAGATGGTCCGGCAAAAGTACGGCCTCGAGCCAAAGCAGATCATCGACTATCTCGCGCTCGTTGGCGATGCCAGCGATAATATTCCTGGTGTGCGCGGCATTGGCGAAAAGACTGCTGCGCCACTATTGCAAAAGTTTGGCTCGCTTGCGAATCTATACGAACACATTGCTGAAGTCGACAAGAAGGGCATCAAGGACAAGCTCACAAACGAGCGCGACAATGCATTCCTTTCTTATGAACTTGCGACGATCGACACGAGCGTTACGCTACCGCTCACGCTCGAAGGTATTCGGTATGGTGTCCTGCCCGATTTCGATGCGCTCGACCTGCTGGTGCACGATCTTGGGTTTAAGTCGCTGGCAAACCGGCTGCACCAACTGAAGGAGGACTTGCTCAAATCGGAATCTTCCCAAACGCTGGAAATGGCGCTTGCGCCGGAGGACACAACTAAAGAGCGTACCGAAGAGGAGCAACTCGAAGCGTTCGATTTCGCAGTTGGACCATCGACGGAGGAACAGGATATTCACTCGTGGCCGCATGCCTATGTGATGATCCGCACGATTGAAGGCGTGCATGAGCTTGCGAAGCTCCTAGCCGAACAGCACGAATTCTGCGTCGATCTGGAATCGACCGGACAAGATGCGAACACGGCGGAGATCATCGGTATCTCGTTCGCAGTCAAGCCGGGGGAGGCATTCTATATTCCGATTCACTTGCCGGATATCGGCTCGGACATCGATGCCACATCGCTATTCGAACATACTCCGCCATCGAGCGCCGAAAATGCGCTCACAATGGGCCTGCCGCTTGCCGACGTATTGAATGTGCTGCGGCCTGTGCTGGAAAACGAGCATATCGGGAAGGTTGGACAGAATATCAAGTACGATGCGCTCTTGCTGCGGCATAATGGCGTCCATATGCGGCCGCTGACCTTCGACACGATGATCGCGGCCTATCTCTATCGGTTCGATGGTTCGCATTCGATGGACGCATTATCGATCGAGCATCTGAAATATCGGCCCGTGCCGCTGGCGGATGTGGTCGGGCAACTAAAGGATGGCACGGCCCGTCGCAGCATGGCCATCGCGCCGACTGTGAAGCTGGCCAAATATGGCGCTGAGGATGCGGACGTCACGCTCCGGTTGCGGCATGTCCTGGCTCCGAAGCTCGAAGAAGTGAATGTTGCAAAGCTTTGTAAGGACGTAGAATTCCCGCTGGTAGAGGTACTGACGCAAATGGAATATCACGGCGTCAAGATCGATTCGGAACTACTCGGACTTGCAAGCAAGGAGATGGAGCGCGAAGCCGAGAACCTTTGCCGGCAGATCTACGAGTATGCAGGTGGGCCATTCAATATCGATTCGCCGAAACAGCTTCAGGAGATACTCTTCACAAAGCTCGGACTGCAATCGGGACGCAAGACAAAGACGGGTCTTTCGACGGCCGCCAACGTACTCGAAGACTTACGGCACGAGCATCCAATTGCCGAGTGTCTTCTTTCCTACCGGCAGTATCAGAAGTTGCGTGGGACGTATGTCGATGCACTTCCTCGCATGGTGAACCCAAAGACGGGTATGGTGCACACGAGCTACAATCAGGCGGTCGTCGCCACGGGTCGTATTTCATCGACCGATCCTAACCTTCAGAATATTCCGATCAAGACGGAGATGGGCCGCGACATTCGTAAGGCGTTCGTATCGCGGTTCAAGCATGGCCAGATTCTTTCGGCGGATTACTCACAGATCGAGCTTCGAATCATGGCGCATGTCACGCGCGATGCCGGTCTGATCGAAGCATTCTCGCAAGGTCAGGATATCCACACTCGCACGGCCGCAGGAATTTTTGGTGTGCCGCTCGAAGAGGTTACGCGCGAAATGCGGGGCAAGGCAAAGGGTGTGAACTACGGTATCATGTACGGGATCGGTGCATTCGGTCTTGCGAGGAACGTCCGCATTACCCAGAAGGAAGCATCCGAGATCATCCAGAAATACTTCGCGGCGTTTCCGCTGATTCGGAAGTACATGGACGACACGATCAAGTTCGCACGCACGAACGGTTACGTGGAAACACTACTTGGACGCCGTCGGTACATGCGAAATATCTCGGCAGCAAATCAGGCCGTCCGTTCGGCCGATGAGCGCGCTGCGATCAATGCGCCCATTCAGGGTACGGCTGCCGACATGATGAAGCTCGCGATGATTGACATCCATCGTGAAATGGCCCGCCGCAACATGCGGAGCATCATGATCATGCAGGTCCACGATGAGCTAGTATTCGATGTTGTGCCAGAAGAAGCCGACGAGATGATGCCCCTGGTCAAGGGACTCATGTCGAACGCGATGCCGATGGTCGTGCCGATCGATGTCGAAGCGGGCATCGGGCCGACATGGTTCGAGGCACACTAA
- a CDS encoding insulinase family protein, which produces MKFLRSCVLLILASAFVFAGTASAQFKAESHTSGGYKYVSVTGDPLGARIYTLKNGLTVYLSVNKTEPRIQTMIAVRAGSKMDPPDATGLAHYLEHLLFKGTDKYGSLDYAKEGPYLDEIESLYETYRGTRDTMQRKAIYHAIDSVSGVAAKWAIANEYDKMLSALGATGTNAFTSDEQTVYINDIPSNQIDKWLTIEAERFRHPVLRLFHTELEAVYEEKNRGLDNDNELANEALMAAIFQKHPYGQQTTIGTIEHLKNPSIKKIKEFYSKWYVPNNMALVMSGDFDPDQVIRMIDAHMSEWQSKSLPDWVSPTEVDLKQPAVREVYGPDAEFVQMAWRLPRVNTHEADLMQMMDMILSNSTAGLIDLNLNQQQKVLNAYSYQQAMNDYSVHILGGKPKEGQSLDQVRDLLLSQLELVKKGQFDESLLPAIINDFTISRLRTNEDNGGRAFTMMDAFIRHTDWTDEVEHINALAKITKQEIVAFANKYYGDDYAIVYKRSGEHRGIEKVTKPAITPVETNRTSQSSFLKSILDMPALPVTPHFLDFKHDITETKLASGIPVYYLHNNENDRFTLYYVVEMGRRNDKKLKYALDYLNYLGTDKLAPEDIKKKFFALGSSFNVNADNDEVSVSLTGLQKNFAPSVELFESLLANAQPNETALKDYVGRTIKSRMDGKKNKGTILWSALRNYAVYGKTNPQTYDLTNNELQHLSASELVDRIHTLTSYKHRVLYYGPAQVNALVTVLDHRHHFPNAGRIAPTPVDYVHQDTKTNKVYFVDYDMAQAEVIMVSKGMPHFEPNKQPVIGLFNEYYGGSMASITFQTIRESKALAYAVWSSYQVGNKKDEPYSIFAYVGSQADKSPETMKSMFELLNDMPRADKLFEQSKEALVNTLSTERTTREGILFAYERARKMGLDHDLRKDVFEQAPKLTFDDIEAFQKQNIQGHHYTIAVLGSKSKVDMKDLAKYGDVQELSLDEIFGY; this is translated from the coding sequence ATGAAATTCCTACGCAGTTGCGTCCTACTCATTCTTGCGTCCGCATTTGTTTTTGCGGGCACGGCCTCGGCCCAATTCAAGGCTGAATCGCACACGTCGGGCGGATACAAATATGTTTCCGTTACTGGCGATCCTCTGGGCGCCCGGATTTACACACTGAAGAACGGCCTGACGGTCTATCTCAGCGTGAACAAGACCGAGCCGCGCATTCAAACCATGATCGCGGTCCGCGCCGGTTCGAAAATGGACCCACCGGATGCGACAGGACTCGCGCACTATCTCGAGCACCTGCTATTCAAGGGGACGGATAAATACGGCTCGCTGGATTACGCAAAAGAAGGGCCATATCTCGACGAGATCGAGAGTCTCTACGAGACATATCGCGGAACACGCGATACCATGCAGCGCAAGGCGATCTATCATGCGATCGATTCCGTCAGTGGAGTTGCTGCGAAGTGGGCGATCGCGAATGAGTATGACAAAATGCTATCCGCGCTTGGCGCCACCGGCACGAATGCCTTCACCTCGGATGAGCAGACCGTCTATATCAATGACATTCCATCGAACCAGATCGATAAATGGCTGACCATCGAAGCGGAGCGATTTCGCCATCCGGTGCTGCGACTGTTCCACACGGAACTCGAAGCCGTCTATGAGGAGAAGAACCGCGGCCTCGATAACGATAACGAACTCGCGAACGAGGCGCTCATGGCCGCAATATTCCAGAAGCATCCGTATGGTCAGCAGACAACGATTGGCACGATCGAACACTTGAAGAATCCTTCGATCAAGAAGATCAAAGAGTTCTATTCCAAGTGGTATGTGCCGAACAACATGGCGCTCGTCATGTCTGGCGATTTCGATCCGGACCAGGTCATACGCATGATCGATGCGCACATGAGCGAGTGGCAATCGAAGTCCTTGCCCGATTGGGTTTCGCCTACGGAAGTCGATCTCAAACAACCCGCAGTCCGCGAGGTCTATGGCCCGGACGCCGAATTCGTGCAGATGGCCTGGCGCCTGCCACGCGTCAACACGCACGAAGCCGATCTTATGCAGATGATGGACATGATCCTGTCCAACTCCACCGCCGGACTGATCGATCTGAATTTAAACCAACAGCAAAAGGTCTTGAATGCGTATTCGTATCAGCAGGCCATGAACGATTACAGCGTTCATATTCTGGGTGGCAAACCCAAGGAAGGCCAATCGCTCGATCAGGTCCGCGATCTGTTGCTGTCGCAGCTCGAATTGGTCAAGAAGGGACAATTCGACGAAAGCTTACTGCCCGCGATCATCAATGATTTCACGATCAGCCGGTTGCGAACGAATGAAGACAACGGTGGGCGGGCCTTCACAATGATGGACGCATTCATTCGGCATACGGACTGGACGGACGAGGTGGAGCATATCAATGCACTCGCGAAGATCACGAAGCAGGAGATCGTCGCTTTTGCGAACAAGTATTACGGCGATGACTATGCGATCGTATATAAGCGCTCCGGCGAGCATCGCGGGATCGAAAAAGTGACGAAGCCCGCGATCACGCCCGTCGAAACAAATCGTACGTCGCAGTCCTCCTTTCTGAAATCGATTCTGGACATGCCGGCCCTTCCGGTTACGCCACACTTTCTCGATTTCAAGCATGACATCACCGAGACCAAGCTGGCCAGTGGCATCCCGGTTTATTACTTGCACAACAACGAGAACGATCGGTTTACGTTGTATTACGTCGTGGAAATGGGTCGCCGGAATGATAAGAAGCTGAAGTATGCGCTGGATTATCTGAACTATCTTGGCACCGATAAGCTGGCGCCAGAAGACATCAAAAAGAAATTCTTTGCACTCGGATCGAGCTTCAATGTCAATGCCGATAACGACGAGGTCTCCGTTTCACTGACAGGCTTGCAGAAGAACTTCGCGCCAAGCGTCGAGTTGTTCGAATCACTTCTTGCAAACGCTCAACCCAACGAAACCGCCTTGAAGGATTACGTTGGCCGGACGATCAAGTCCCGCATGGATGGCAAAAAGAATAAGGGGACCATCCTTTGGTCGGCGCTCCGCAATTATGCCGTCTATGGCAAGACGAATCCACAGACGTATGATTTAACCAACAACGAGCTGCAACATTTATCTGCAAGCGAACTTGTCGACCGCATTCACACGCTGACGTCATACAAGCACCGCGTGCTGTATTATGGTCCGGCACAAGTGAATGCGCTCGTCACAGTATTAGATCATCGACACCACTTCCCGAATGCTGGCCGCATTGCGCCAACTCCGGTGGATTATGTCCATCAAGATACGAAGACTAACAAAGTCTACTTCGTCGATTATGACATGGCGCAAGCGGAAGTCATCATGGTTTCGAAAGGGATGCCGCATTTTGAACCGAACAAGCAGCCTGTGATTGGTTTGTTCAACGAGTATTACGGTGGCTCGATGGCTTCGATCACGTTCCAAACGATCCGCGAATCCAAAGCGCTGGCCTACGCGGTATGGAGCAGCTATCAAGTTGGCAACAAGAAGGATGAGCCATACTCGATTTTCGCCTATGTTGGCTCGCAGGCCGATAAATCCCCGGAGACAATGAAGAGCATGTTCGAACTCCTGAATGATATGCCACGGGCAGACAAGCTTTTCGAGCAATCGAAGGAAGCACTCGTGAACACCCTCTCAACCGAGCGGACGACACGTGAAGGTATCCTCTTCGCCTACGAACGCGCTCGTAAGATGGGGTTGGACCATGACCTCCGAAAGGATGTCTTCGAACAAGCCCCGAAGCTTACGTTCGATGACATCGAGGCATTCCAAAAACAAAATATTCAGGGTCACCATTATACGATCGCCGTGCTCGGATCCAAGAGCAAGGTTGATATGAAAGATCTTGCGAAGTATGGCGATGTGCAGGAGTTAAGCTTGGACGAGATATTTGGGTATTAG
- the cysS gene encoding cysteine--tRNA ligase: MPLEIYNTLSRKKERFVPLREGHVGMYFCGPTVYGDAHVGHAKAYITADIVHRYLEFLGYDVTYVQNITDVGHMTDNDDVSGEDKLEVQSRKEKKHPMEIAEYYTRRYYEDMDALNVQRPDIAPRATGHIIEQIEMVKELIAKGFAYEVEGNVYFDVAKDKEYGKLSGRKTEDQESSGRVEARTDKRSPNDFALWKRAEKGHILHWPSPWGEGFPGWHIECSAMSMKYLGETFDIHGAGLENSFPHNECEIAQSECANGKPFVRYWMHNNMVTTGGVKMGKSLGNSAYLRDLYKQYDPLSLRFTILQSHYRGTTEFVPAAIASADAGYQKLLGSYGRLAEATEPTEIASLDRNHPIVRQFIEAMDDDFNTAKAIAVIYELATETNNALTSGAKDALSKLHQIWKALAGDVLGILPTNTSGHSDLSDKFDSVIQLLIRQRKDARARRDFAASDAIRNELDAAGIILEDNKEGTTWRLK, from the coding sequence ATGCCCCTCGAAATATACAATACGCTCTCTCGCAAGAAAGAACGCTTCGTGCCATTGCGCGAGGGGCACGTCGGCATGTACTTTTGCGGGCCGACGGTCTATGGGGATGCTCATGTCGGACATGCGAAGGCGTATATCACGGCCGACATCGTTCATCGTTATCTCGAATTCCTGGGATATGATGTAACCTACGTGCAGAACATCACCGATGTCGGCCACATGACCGATAACGATGATGTCTCCGGCGAAGACAAACTCGAAGTCCAAAGCCGCAAGGAGAAAAAGCATCCGATGGAGATCGCCGAGTATTACACGCGGCGATACTACGAGGACATGGATGCACTGAACGTGCAGCGTCCCGACATCGCGCCGCGCGCCACCGGCCACATCATCGAGCAGATCGAGATGGTCAAGGAGTTGATCGCAAAAGGTTTTGCATACGAGGTGGAGGGCAACGTCTATTTCGATGTCGCGAAGGACAAAGAATACGGCAAGCTCTCCGGCCGCAAGACCGAAGACCAGGAATCGAGCGGGAGAGTCGAGGCCCGGACCGACAAGCGCTCGCCCAATGACTTCGCACTGTGGAAGCGCGCCGAGAAGGGTCATATCCTTCACTGGCCATCGCCTTGGGGCGAAGGATTTCCGGGCTGGCATATCGAGTGCTCCGCAATGTCCATGAAGTACCTCGGTGAGACATTCGATATTCATGGCGCCGGACTCGAAAATTCTTTTCCGCACAACGAGTGCGAGATCGCCCAATCCGAATGCGCGAATGGTAAGCCGTTCGTCCGCTATTGGATGCACAATAACATGGTGACGACCGGCGGCGTAAAGATGGGCAAGTCGCTGGGAAATTCGGCGTACTTGCGCGATCTCTACAAGCAATACGATCCGCTCTCATTGCGGTTCACAATTCTGCAGTCACACTATCGCGGGACGACGGAGTTCGTGCCCGCGGCGATAGCTTCGGCAGATGCAGGCTACCAAAAACTTCTCGGAAGCTATGGAAGGCTTGCTGAAGCGACGGAGCCAACTGAAATTGCATCGCTGGATCGAAATCATCCGATCGTTCGGCAATTTATCGAGGCGATGGATGATGACTTCAACACGGCCAAGGCAATTGCCGTTATTTATGAGCTTGCGACGGAAACGAATAACGCGCTGACGTCCGGCGCGAAGGATGCGCTCTCCAAACTGCATCAGATTTGGAAAGCACTTGCTGGTGATGTCCTCGGCATTCTTCCAACCAACACCTCCGGTCATTCTGATTTGTCCGATAAGTTCGACAGCGTTATCCAACTCCTGATTCGCCAGCGCAAAGACGCCCGCGCCCGGCGCGACTTTGCAGCGAGCGATGCGATTCGAAACGAGTTGGACGCTGCCGGCATCATTCTCGAAGATAACAAAGAGGGGACGACTTGGCGGTTGAAATGA
- the tig gene encoding trigger factor, protein MTTTIHERSAIQRELEITVDEAELQTAFDEAYKTMRSRVALPGFRPGKAPISMVKKLHGDAIEGDALERLAQEKFREAVEELKIEPIGAPVMTDLHRHAGEGAHFHIMYEIAPTIELQDMSGIEIETREYPVGDEDVTRAIDRLRFRRAERIPVAKIETEQTIAKLSFMMVNAAEGQPRSASEDEIYLAEHDILPELKQALIGKEVGETLTIDLPTQHRDHSGPHDHTPEPAEITILGAERVELPELTEDLIKDLSGGKAATELELRQDVRKELTEARDRAAKEDVEERIVAKMLELHQFEVPLTIVRAILDQMLEERQQMNVQRNFPPNYGIDEEEFRERNRPIAEARGKWVLLRDKLVESEAIEATDEDFEKLAEEEAAKYGLPKENLLKYYHKQDSIKNRIVSDKLGNRLREMVKLVEKPVEVAA, encoded by the coding sequence TTGACAACTACTATACACGAGCGCTCGGCGATTCAGCGCGAGCTTGAGATCACCGTCGATGAGGCTGAACTTCAAACAGCCTTCGACGAAGCCTACAAGACTATGCGATCGCGCGTGGCACTGCCGGGATTTCGTCCTGGCAAAGCGCCGATCAGCATGGTGAAGAAATTGCACGGCGATGCCATCGAAGGTGATGCGCTCGAGCGTCTGGCACAGGAGAAATTTCGCGAGGCGGTCGAAGAACTCAAGATCGAACCCATCGGCGCGCCCGTCATGACCGATTTGCATCGGCATGCCGGTGAAGGCGCGCATTTTCATATCATGTACGAGATCGCACCAACGATCGAATTGCAGGATATGAGTGGCATCGAAATCGAAACCCGCGAGTATCCCGTGGGCGATGAGGATGTGACGCGCGCTATCGATCGACTCCGTTTCCGGCGTGCCGAGCGGATTCCCGTCGCCAAGATCGAGACAGAGCAGACAATCGCGAAGCTGAGCTTCATGATGGTCAATGCTGCAGAAGGCCAACCGCGCTCGGCCTCGGAAGATGAAATCTATCTCGCCGAGCACGATATTTTGCCAGAGCTAAAGCAGGCGCTCATTGGCAAAGAAGTTGGCGAGACGCTGACGATCGATTTGCCGACCCAGCACCGCGATCATAGCGGCCCGCACGATCACACTCCGGAGCCTGCGGAAATTACGATCCTTGGCGCGGAGCGCGTGGAGTTGCCCGAGCTAACCGAAGACTTGATTAAGGACCTATCGGGTGGCAAGGCTGCCACTGAGTTGGAACTTCGTCAGGATGTCCGCAAAGAACTCACGGAAGCCCGCGACCGCGCCGCAAAAGAAGACGTGGAGGAACGCATTGTTGCGAAGATGCTCGAGCTGCATCAGTTCGAAGTGCCCCTGACCATCGTGCGTGCCATTCTCGATCAGATGCTCGAAGAGCGGCAGCAGATGAACGTTCAGCGCAATTTCCCGCCGAATTATGGCATTGACGAGGAGGAATTCCGCGAGCGAAATCGTCCCATTGCCGAGGCGCGCGGCAAATGGGTGTTACTGCGCGATAAACTGGTCGAGTCCGAAGCGATCGAAGCAACTGACGAAGACTTTGAAAAGCTTGCGGAGGAAGAAGCCGCCAAGTACGGCCTGCCAAAAGAGAATCTGCTTAAGTATTATCATAAACAGGACTCGATCAAAAACCGCATCGTCAGCGATAAACTCGGCAATCGACTGCGTGAGATGGTGAAGCTTGTGGAGAAGCCGGTAGAAGTAGCCGCATAA
- a CDS encoding four helix bundle protein: MSASVLRDKSFKFAVRILKLHKHFVEVRKEYTLSKQLYRSGTSIGANVEEASQAESRADFIHKLSIAHKEAFETHYWIRLFKEGDVLTAVEATSLLTDCEELLKMLTASIKTAKAGPKDS; the protein is encoded by the coding sequence ATGTCGGCGAGCGTACTAAGAGACAAATCGTTTAAGTTCGCAGTGAGAATTCTGAAGCTTCACAAGCACTTTGTAGAAGTGAGGAAGGAATACACGCTTTCGAAGCAACTCTACCGCTCCGGGACTTCTATTGGCGCGAACGTCGAAGAGGCTTCACAGGCGGAATCGCGAGCCGATTTCATCCACAAGCTCAGCATCGCCCACAAAGAGGCGTTTGAAACACATTATTGGATTCGACTTTTTAAGGAAGGAGATGTGCTAACCGCTGTGGAAGCCACTTCTCTGCTAACGGACTGCGAAGAATTGCTCAAAATGCTTACTGCCTCCATCAAAACCGCGAAAGCCGGACCCAAAGATAGTTGA
- a CDS encoding SIS domain-containing protein, which yields MTFPEYLSYFNQSLSSLDSTEVARFIELLMDAYDHDRTVFVIGNGGSAANASHFANDLAKGTLYSKDQPKRLRALSLTDNVALMTAYGNDDGYHTIFEQQLRTLARPNDILIAISGSGNSPNIIHAIEWANANGMHTVGITGFGGGKLKQIAQSSVHVPLNDMCTSESVHSVIFHYVALELQKRLRAEQPA from the coding sequence ATGACCTTTCCAGAATACCTCAGCTATTTCAATCAGTCGCTCAGTTCCCTCGACTCCACAGAAGTCGCCCGATTCATCGAGTTGCTTATGGACGCCTACGATCATGATCGCACGGTGTTCGTCATCGGCAACGGTGGCAGCGCTGCCAATGCCTCGCACTTTGCGAATGACCTTGCCAAAGGCACCCTCTACTCCAAGGACCAGCCCAAGCGGCTCCGAGCACTCTCGCTCACGGACAACGTCGCCCTCATGACAGCGTATGGCAACGATGATGGCTACCATACAATCTTCGAGCAGCAACTGCGCACCCTGGCCCGCCCCAATGACATCCTCATAGCCATTTCGGGCTCCGGCAATAGCCCCAATATCATCCATGCGATCGAATGGGCCAATGCCAATGGGATGCATACGGTCGGTATAACAGGCTTTGGTGGTGGCAAGCTCAAGCAGATCGCCCAGTCTTCCGTCCACGTCCCGCTTAATGACATGTGTACGTCCGAAAGCGTCCACTCGGTGATCTTCCATTACGTCGCCCTTGAACTCCAGAAGCGCCTCCGCGCCGAGCAGCCAGCGTGA